The window ATTCCTTTTTTTTCGATTTAAAGGCTTTAAAAACCTTATTTTTTACCTGTTTTTGCCCTGAAATTGAATTGTCGGACAGCCTGTTAGGGTGGGGTGGCCGCACGCAATTTGATTTTTCGGAAACTATAAATCTGTTGATCTTTTTCTTTGCAAGTCAAACTCGTCATTTCATTTTTTAATCCGGACAAAAAAAGCTTTCGTAGGCATAGGTGTAAATAGGACTTAATAAAAATACAACTTAATAAAAATATAACCAATATACTCAGTTTTACATGGTCGAGGTTTTTAGATTGATATTTAAAAAGATACCCATGCATATGTACGAAAACTTCCATAAGATGTTTAGTGGAAGTAACCAGAATACTTTTGAGATCTGCAGGAAGTGCGGAGGAGCTTGTGAGCACAATAAAATAGGAACTCTGCTACCTGGAGAAAAAGAATATATGGCAAATAAAATGGGTATCAGTATTTCCGAATTCAAACTAAGATATCTGGATCTCTTGAAAATGGATGACGGGACTCTTGTTCATGTATTAAAGCTTGGAGAATTATGTCCTTTTTTGAACAAAGAAACCGAAGAATGCGAATGCAGTGATTTCAAACCTGTAATCTGTAAAATCTACCCGGTTGTTTTCAGGGTTGAAGGTAAAAAGGTAAATTTCACAATCGATAACTGGTGTCAATTATCAAGGAAAAAAGTTTGCAGGAACTACTTCGAATCTGCAATCCCTTTTTTGTCCCGTTTTCCTATCCCTTTTGAATGGTTCAATCATGTGATAAGCTACGATGACCTTAATTTTGATTATGACCAGTTAAGAAAATGCAGAAAAGGAAAGGGTCAGTACGCAGTTTTTAATCTGGAAGAACTTTTGAGCCTCCAGATAGATTGTGTTGAAGTGTATAAGGTAGAATTAAGTAAGGTAGAAGTGTAAGGTAGAATTAAGGAATGATAAAAATATAACTTCAAATTTTTATTTAGGGAATTGCTCTATAGTTCCATTTCTTCAAATAATCATTCTTAGCAACAAAAATCTTTGATATTATATTTGAATCATTCCTAAGTAAGGTAGAACCATATAATGTAGAAATGTATTAAATAAAAACAGAAGGTTCCGGTAGTTATTCATGTCTGGAAATTGAGGAGCTCACCTTTTAACCAGAGACTAAATAATTTGTAGTTTGAGGATTCACCAGTATTATAAAAGTCTCCAGTCAATTCTAAAAGTCTTCAGTCAATTGGCTGAGATTTTTTCTATTCTTTTCTATTATATTCTATTTTTTTACTATTCTTTTTCGGGCTCCTTTAAAAGTCCGGTTTTTCATCCTTTTTTGCACTATTGAGTGATTCTACTTCGCCGTTGCCCCCATCTCGTTGATCTCCGTTTATAGGAATTGTGAAGGCAAAGGTGCTTCCTTCCCCTGTCTTGCTGCTGAACCAGATATATCCCCCATGCAGGCTAACAAGCTGTTTTACAAGTGCGAGTCCGAGTCCTGTTCCCTGGAATTGTTTTGAGAAAAAGGAATCGACCTGACTGAAAGGTTTGAAAAGCTTCTTCTGATCCTCAACATTGATCCCTATTCCATTGTCTTTAACTATTACCTCTACCAGGTCCCCTTTCTTTCTTGCATTTATCTTCACAAGTCCATTTTCATGCGAGAACTTAATAGCATTATCCAGCAGGTTGTACAGGATCTGAACAAAACGAGCTTCATCGGCACGGATTGTGGTAAGGTTTCGATCCACCTGGATTTCAACCTTAATGAGTTTCTTACCTGCAATAGGGGATAGCATATTTTTTATTGCATTAAGTTTACTGGCAAGCTCAAACTCTGTATAATTGAGTTCGAGCTTTCCAGCTTCCACTTTAGATAGATCAAGGATCTCGTTAATAAGATTCAGAAGGTGTTTTCCACTTCTGGATATATTTCCTACAGCCTTGCTCTGTTTTGCATTAAGTTCCCCGTAAACCTTTTCATACAGGAGGTCGGAAAAACCTATGATTGAGTTAAGTGGAGTCCTCAGTTCATGACTCATGTTTGCCAGAAATTCGCTCTTCGTACGGTTTGCAACCTCTGCAACCAGTTTTTCCTGAAGGAGTTGCTCGGCTTTCTTGCTTTCCGTAACGTCTCTGCGGGTTTCCATAACCCCCATAATCTTTCCATTTTCATCAGCTACAGGAATTGCCTGGATAAACCAGGTCCTCCCGTCTTTTGAAGTAAACTCTCCTGACTTTTTCTCACCTGTCACGAAGACCTGTTCAATCTGAAGATGCTCAACTAACTGACCACTTATGTTCGGAGCAGCTTTTATAAAAACCCCTACCGCCTTTTCCAGGTCTATTTGCATATATTTGAGGGCAGCCTTGTTTGCCCATATTATTCTCATTTCAGGGTTCACAAAAACGACAAGTTCGTTGAGTGAGTCGAGCAGGACTTTTTTATCACGTTCCTGGGCCTTTAATCCCTGTTCTGCCAGATCGATTTCGTTTAACATCCCATTTATTTCTCTTGACAGGCGATAAAGTTCATCGTCGTCTTTCAGGGACAAACGTTTGGAAAGGTCTTTTTCCGACCTGACTTTTGTAACGAAGTCATCGATTTCTACTAACCTTGAGATGAACAGTCTGTCAAGAGCAAACTTAACCCCGAGACCGGTCAAGAGCCCTGTAAACAGCAAGAATAAATACATATGGTTGAGGGTTCTCTCACCATGTAAATAAAGTTCTCTTGGGAAATCGGCTCTGATGATAAGGGCAGGCTGGTCTGAGATATCCCTTAACTCAAAATAACCTGCTACCTTCTCTTCACTGAGAGGTTCCACAAAGGTCTGGTCAGGAGTTTCCAAAAATTTAATAAGTTCTTCCTGAAAATCAGGGGGCATTTCCTGATCGGTCCTGTACATAGAAAGGGAAGAACGTGTAACGTCTTTGAAGGATTCAAGGAGGTAATTGTCAAAAAACCTCCCGAAAATGAGAGTACCCCTTGAAGGTCCTTCGTATTTTGTCGTAAGAATAGGATGGCACGAAATAAACATAGGGCCTTCGTCGAGCAAAATAATGCCGCGTATGGTATCGTTTTTTCCTTTTGTCAGAAGAGTTCCGGCTTCGATCATTTTCAGAAGCCCTGCTGGAACCGATTTTTCTTCCTTAGAATCAACATCTACCGATTTTGCATAGATCACGTTCCCTGATTCATTTACAAAAATCATTATATTAACTCTAATTCCTGCAAGCGTCTCATTCTGAAGGTCCACATCGATATACTGCTGGTTCCTGTCTTCTATAAACTGATAGGTATCATTCCAGCAAGCCCAGTCCTGGACGAGGTAATCAATATAACCCTGCCGGGCGACGACTGCGTTTTGCACACGCTCTACATTTTTTAATGTATCAGCCTTCTCAAGCTCTAAAAAGGTTGACAGCTGCATGTTGTGCGTGAACGTAAACGCAGCCGTAAGGACTGCAAAAATTAAGAGGGTTATTATAAGTACCTTTTTGCTGATATCTATCGTGGACACCTCTAAGATTTGAGACAAAAAAGGAGCTTAAAAGTAAATATATTCTAAATATTAAACATATAAGAAACTATATAACATTTAGCAAAAATAGTATACAAATTTATAAAAAAATTTATTTTCAGTCGAATACCCCGCTAGCTTGCTGCGGGGTGCGCCAGCGCAACTTTGATTATAAATATTTCTAGACTCTTCGCTGTTTTGTGGGGGTAACTTAGATTCATTTCCTAAATATTGAAGTAACATATATAATATTTAGAAAAATTTGCTCTTGAAAATCACATTCAAACTTGATGTTTTTCATTGATACTTGGCTAATTTTTAACTAATCAATAATTTTTAATCCACATAAAATAGCGAAGAGCCTATGTCCTGTTTATCTCCATAGTGCCGCGGAAAATTTATAAAGAGCTTAAATATACTCCACCAAAAACTTAACTCCCCCCAAATTATTTTTCCGCAGGTAAAAATACTTAATACAGGCATATTTCATGTTACAGATATTTCAGATTCATCTCCATAATCAGGAGACTCCGTCCTCAAAATTCTTTATAGTTTAGGGAGGGGTAGTTGACTTAATATGGAATTCGTGAACTCCCCATCCCTGAAGTAAGGGGCTTCCTGCTTCATATCTCGAACTACCGTTCATAAGTCCACCGGCTCTACCCTCTGTTCCAGAGGTGAAGAAAGATCAAATTGGTTCTGGTTTCCCTGGCCTGGTTATCGCTTAGGAATTCAGTACATAGTATATGGTTCTGGTTTCCTTGGCCTGGTTATCGCTTAGGAATTCAGTACATAGTATAGGACAGAATAGTATTTAGAGGTTAGATGATAGCGAAAATATGGGACGTTGACGATATTCATCCCGCCACTAAAGAACAGGCATTCTGCCTTCGACTTTCGTAAGCAAAAGCAACAACTAGGTAAGAGGAAATGGCAGAGGAATTTAGCAAAATAGATCGGTGTATATATAAGTAATTTACAGCCTTTCCTCAACTCATTCTTCCATTTTTCCTTTGCCTAATTTATTTGTTCAGATCTCTGCATTCACTTCTTTTTTGGATTTTCAGGAAGCTTTTTGTCCGGAGTGACGCCATAATATTTTGTCCTTGCCGCTCCCCAGATACAGCCGTTTTTCCCGAATATCTTCAGTTCGAGGTTCTGGATAGCTTTGCAGACACCATTGCCTTCTCTTGCGCCCTTACAGACAATGCAGAGTTTTTCACAAAATATAGGGGGCTTTTCCTGATTTTCTACCATTTCCTCACTCCTAACTATTCACGAAAAAATAAGGCAGGATGCTTTTGACTTTAGTCCTGAGAGGAATGCCGTCAATTTTCTGGCATTCCTTTCATGTTTGGATTTCTCCACTCTGCTTTGGAAACGAGTTTCCTCCGCAGGTAACGTACTTTCGTATCTCCTCTCGCCAATGTTGGATATGCTTGTTATGTGTAACACACCGCCCCTACCTCTCAGGACTTTTAATGCTACACGATAGAGCTGCAAACTGAGGAAGCATTCGCAGGTATCATGACATTTCCAACGTAGTCAATTAAGACTAAGGCTGGTCAACCGGGGCACTATTACATGCCTGCCAATTTAGTGACGGGTAGTTGACGTTCTTCAGACGTTGTACCTGCGCTTTTCGGTGATGTACTTATTTCGCAGGGTACGTATGAAAAGTATTTTGACTGAACTATTTTATTTGAGGATTTTTCCTATCACAGAAGTTTCTTTCCAGCTTCAGGACCGGGCGAACACTGGAATACGCCGCTAATCCCGACTTCGATGAGGGTTTTTGCAGGAAGACCTGGCTTTGCAGCATTCACCATTGCTTTCATTTTATCGAATTTTGCGCCTGAACTGATAAGTGTAGCCTTTCCTTTTATTTGGAAGCAGCCGCCTGTTTCCGGGCCCCATACATAGATTGCAACGTTTGGATTTTCTTTTAGATTTGCCAGGGATTTAACCATGAAGTTGTCTACAATCCAGATAGTCTCATCATCTACGAGCTGGCAGAAACCTATAGGCACTACGTTAGGAACTCCCTCTTTTGAAGCCGTAGCAACAGGGAATATCTTTACTTTTGAATAAGCAGTTTTCATTTCTTCGTTTAACTTTACCATAGTAATTCACCAACAGGATGATTCACAGTACATATTTATATATTTAAGCGTTAGAATTCTGTACCTGAGGGTTTATTTGTGCACTTTAGTAACCTTTCAGGTCAAAAGAACCTGTTTAAAAATTTTATTCTAAAAGAGAAAGGTAATAGTAAACCAGGGAAAGGTAATAGTGGACTTTCAGAAGTTCAGGGAACCCGGGTCGGAGATCTGATAAAAATTGACTCAAAAAGCGGAGAGGTTGTGAAATGCGAAGGCTGGCTGAACGAATACAGATGTCTTCAAAATGGGTTCCTTAAACTTGTTTGAAAACAAACACCCGAAAATACCACCCTTGAAGGGCATACGCTTTACACCTCATTTGAGAAAACGCAGTGCCTGATTATCTCCAAAACATATAGCAGGAATAAACAGATTCAAAAAATGCTTATTTTCACTCAAAACGTCTAAAAACTGGTCTATTAAAGTTTAAAATGAAAAAATAATTCTTATTTATGGTAAGAATCTAAAATAACACTGATATTAGTTCTGAAATTGAAAACAGAGACTTATAATGTATTAAGATCAGATATAGTTATATCAAAATTGGCATATATTCTATGTGTAAATATATGATATAGTATATGTTTCAACATATATTTTGATTGTATGAGGAGGGGAAAGTATCAGAAAAATTGGACTTATTGTAGCATTGCTTATAGCAGTGGTTCTGTTTGCTTCTGGCTGTTCAAGCTCTACACAGGAAGTTGAAAATAAAACCGGTGGAGTAGTCGAAGAAGTAACTGAAGGAGCAGGAAGTATTGTTGAAGGAGCAGAAGATATAGCTGGCGAAAATAAAACCGAAACAATGCCGGATAAAAATATCGTTCAAACTGCGGAAGATGCAGGTTCCTTCAAAACTCTCGTTACGGCCATAAAAGCTGCAGGGCTTGAGGAAACCCTGAGTGGAAAAGGTCCCTTCACGGTCTTTGCCCCGACGGATGAGGCTTTTGCAGCCCTGCCGGCAGGTACGCTCGACAGCCTGCTCAAAGATAAGGCAGCCCTTACCAGAGTGCTTACCTACCACGTTGCTTCCGGAAAGTATATGGCTGCCGATGTTGTGGGCATGACATCCATTAAAACACTTGAAGGAAGTGAACTCCCGGTCAATACAACCGAAGGGGTAAAAGTTGGGGATGCAAACGTCACTGCAACTGACATCGAAGCCAGCAACGGAGTCATCCACGTAATAGACAAAGTGCTGATCCCGCCGAAATAACCGTATTTATAAAAAAGGATCTTATTTTTTTTATTTTTTCTATTTTCTGGACCTTCTTTTGAGGCAGGATTCAAAAAAACAGCCTGAAAAACTAAATAAAAACAAAAAAATGTCGTTTTTTAGCTGACCGCATTCTCATAAATCAGCCTTTTTCAGAAATTTACACTTACCCTGTACCCGAACTCAATGCTGTAATCCAGATAATAGACAACCTCGGGTTCTATTTTTATCATGACAGTCTCCGGATCAGGCGGCATATCTGCAGTAATAGGAAATTTGGCTGTCATGATCTCCCAGACTTCTCGTAACTCATTTTCATCGAGAACTATCGATGCCCTGCCTTCTACCTGAAGTGCCTGCATATCAAACCAGTCAGGCTCATCTTCATCAACAGTAAAGGCTACCTG is drawn from Methanosarcina lacustris Z-7289 and contains these coding sequences:
- a CDS encoding YkgJ family cysteine cluster protein, producing the protein MIFKKIPMHMYENFHKMFSGSNQNTFEICRKCGGACEHNKIGTLLPGEKEYMANKMGISISEFKLRYLDLLKMDDGTLVHVLKLGELCPFLNKETEECECSDFKPVICKIYPVVFRVEGKKVNFTIDNWCQLSRKKVCRNYFESAIPFLSRFPIPFEWFNHVISYDDLNFDYDQLRKCRKGKGQYAVFNLEELLSLQIDCVEVYKVELSKVEV
- a CDS encoding sensor histidine kinase, yielding MLEVSTIDISKKVLIITLLIFAVLTAAFTFTHNMQLSTFLELEKADTLKNVERVQNAVVARQGYIDYLVQDWACWNDTYQFIEDRNQQYIDVDLQNETLAGIRVNIMIFVNESGNVIYAKSVDVDSKEEKSVPAGLLKMIEAGTLLTKGKNDTIRGIILLDEGPMFISCHPILTTKYEGPSRGTLIFGRFFDNYLLESFKDVTRSSLSMYRTDQEMPPDFQEELIKFLETPDQTFVEPLSEEKVAGYFELRDISDQPALIIRADFPRELYLHGERTLNHMYLFLLFTGLLTGLGVKFALDRLFISRLVEIDDFVTKVRSEKDLSKRLSLKDDDELYRLSREINGMLNEIDLAEQGLKAQERDKKVLLDSLNELVVFVNPEMRIIWANKAALKYMQIDLEKAVGVFIKAAPNISGQLVEHLQIEQVFVTGEKKSGEFTSKDGRTWFIQAIPVADENGKIMGVMETRRDVTESKKAEQLLQEKLVAEVANRTKSEFLANMSHELRTPLNSIIGFSDLLYEKVYGELNAKQSKAVGNISRSGKHLLNLINEILDLSKVEAGKLELNYTEFELASKLNAIKNMLSPIAGKKLIKVEIQVDRNLTTIRADEARFVQILYNLLDNAIKFSHENGLVKINARKKGDLVEVIVKDNGIGINVEDQKKLFKPFSQVDSFFSKQFQGTGLGLALVKQLVSLHGGYIWFSSKTGEGSTFAFTIPINGDQRDGGNGEVESLNSAKKDEKPDF
- a CDS encoding pyridoxamine 5'-phosphate oxidase family protein; translated protein: MVKLNEEMKTAYSKVKIFPVATASKEGVPNVVPIGFCQLVDDETIWIVDNFMVKSLANLKENPNVAIYVWGPETGGCFQIKGKATLISSGAKFDKMKAMVNAAKPGLPAKTLIEVGISGVFQCSPGPEAGKKLL
- a CDS encoding fasciclin domain-containing protein — translated: MVLFASGCSSSTQEVENKTGGVVEEVTEGAGSIVEGAEDIAGENKTETMPDKNIVQTAEDAGSFKTLVTAIKAAGLEETLSGKGPFTVFAPTDEAFAALPAGTLDSLLKDKAALTRVLTYHVASGKYMAADVVGMTSIKTLEGSELPVNTTEGVKVGDANVTATDIEASNGVIHVIDKVLIPPK
- a CDS encoding pyridoxamine 5'-phosphate oxidase family protein gives rise to the protein MTDKLKDKICDYLATHYYLNLATVSPEGKPMAHTMAYVSKNEIVYLATNKNTRKIQNIMQNSQVAFTVDEDEPDWFDMQALQVEGRASIVLDENELREVWEIMTAKFPITADMPPDPETVMIKIEPEVVYYLDYSIEFGYRVSVNF